In a single window of the Spirochaetaceae bacterium genome:
- the map gene encoding type I methionyl aminopeptidase: MINLKSAEELAGIKKSCRLLNEIFFKVAAAAKVGVTTEQLNHLAESYIKEAGAEPSFKKYGGFPAALCTSVNNVVIHGVPSNYGLKEGDIIGLDLGLAFNGYFSDMARTFAIGKISNDTHNLIKNTKISLNKAIEAITIDGRIKDIAKAVSNYLKPLGYGVVHEYCGHGVGLAVHEEPEITNDYKKFRGSNPRFRNGMVLAIEPMVNLGTGDVFVANDKWSVCTADGKLSAHFEDTIAIIDGRVEVLTSGA, encoded by the coding sequence TAAAAAAAGTTGTAGATTATTAAACGAAATATTTTTTAAAGTTGCCGCCGCCGCTAAAGTAGGGGTTACCACCGAGCAACTTAACCATTTGGCCGAAAGTTATATTAAAGAAGCAGGGGCTGAGCCCTCGTTTAAAAAATACGGCGGTTTTCCGGCGGCGCTTTGCACTTCGGTAAATAATGTAGTAATTCACGGTGTGCCCAGTAATTATGGACTTAAAGAAGGTGATATTATCGGCCTCGATTTAGGGCTGGCCTTTAACGGTTATTTTTCCGATATGGCCCGCACCTTTGCCATCGGCAAGATAAGTAATGATACTCATAATTTAATTAAAAATACTAAAATAAGCTTAAATAAGGCGATAGAGGCCATCACGATAGATGGCCGCATTAAAGATATAGCTAAAGCGGTTTCAAATTATTTAAAACCTTTAGGTTATGGGGTGGTGCACGAATATTGCGGGCATGGTGTTGGCTTAGCCGTTCACGAAGAGCCGGAGATTACCAATGATTATAAAAAATTTCGCGGCAGTAATCCCCGCTTTCGTAACGGTATGGTGCTGGCCATCGAGCCGATGGTTAATTTAGGTACCGGTGATGTGTTTGTCGCTAACGATAAATGGAGTGTTTGCACGGCCGATGGTAAACTTTCGGCCCACTTTGAGGATACTATCGCTATTATTGATGGCCGGGTGGAGGTGCTAACCAGTGGAGCATAG
- a CDS encoding HD domain-containing protein, whose product MEHSLFFQNQNSPILQSRLKESNSNSGDPRTAYFSDATAIIHSYPFRRLKHKTQVFFSPKNDHICTRVEHVMHVASIATTICRTFGLNPDLAWAIGLGHDLGHTPFGHAGEKVLSELTGESFSHEKHGLRVVDHLAHRGANRDMGLNLCYAVRDGIVNHCGERFEQYIKPDFDFKNLSELPARSAYPASWEGCIVRFADKIAYLGRDLEDAIALKIITKDDIPSSVKKVLGDNNADIINTLTIDLISMGHTSEGMGFSDDVFEQFIKLKDFNYERIYLSPFLSRWKSYCERLLKLLYDYLLELHEKIKQTNLAIYQQEGNTLARRFADYLKTMEPFYINCEGSFDKAPLDYIAGMSDDFAINSAKEILMPEKIDTF is encoded by the coding sequence GTGGAGCATAGCTTATTTTTTCAAAATCAAAATAGTCCTATCTTGCAAAGCAGACTTAAAGAAAGCAATAGCAACTCCGGCGACCCGCGTACGGCTTACTTTAGCGATGCCACCGCCATTATCCACAGCTATCCTTTTAGGCGGCTTAAACATAAAACGCAGGTTTTTTTCTCCCCTAAAAACGACCACATCTGTACGAGGGTGGAGCATGTGATGCATGTGGCCTCGATAGCTACCACCATCTGCCGTACTTTCGGTCTTAATCCCGATTTAGCTTGGGCTATTGGTTTAGGCCACGACTTAGGCCATACCCCCTTTGGCCACGCCGGCGAAAAAGTTTTAAGCGAACTTACGGGGGAGAGTTTTAGCCACGAAAAGCACGGCTTAAGGGTGGTTGACCACTTGGCCCATCGCGGCGCCAACCGTGATATGGGCCTAAATTTATGTTATGCGGTGCGCGATGGGATTGTCAACCACTGCGGTGAACGTTTTGAGCAGTACATTAAACCCGATTTTGACTTTAAAAACTTAAGCGAGCTGCCGGCACGTAGCGCTTACCCCGCCAGCTGGGAGGGTTGTATTGTGCGTTTTGCCGATAAAATTGCTTATTTGGGACGCGATTTGGAAGATGCTATTGCGCTAAAAATTATCACTAAAGATGATATACCATCATCTGTTAAAAAAGTTTTGGGTGATAATAACGCCGATATTATTAATACATTAACGATAGATTTAATCTCTATGGGTCATACCTCCGAAGGTATGGGTTTTTCCGATGATGTTTTTGAGCAATTTATTAAATTAAAAGATTTTAACTACGAGCGTATTTACTTAAGCCCGTTTCTTTCGCGTTGGAAGAGTTACTGCGAAAGATTGTTAAAGCTGCTTTACGATTACCTTTTGGAGCTGCACGAAAAAATTAAGCAAACAAATTTAGCTATTTACCAGCAAGAGGGCAATACGTTGGCGCGCCGTTTTGCCGATTACTTAAAAACGATGGAACCCTTTTATATAAATTGTGAGGGCAGTTTTGATAAAGCCCCACTAGATTA